One genomic region from Pirellulales bacterium encodes:
- a CDS encoding ABC transporter ATP-binding protein, whose amino-acid sequence MSNCLAIETHQLSRFFNDFCAVDRIDLAVERGTFYGFLGPNGAGKSTTIKMLTGLLAPSAGQISVLDRNMLDRRQSLEAKRRVGVIPEDLALFDNLTAREYLTFVGRIHLMPRDTIHSRSDELLGLLGLADERKKLTLEYSHGMKKKLAMAAALLPNPDLLFLDEPFEGVDAVTSRVIRDLLAGFVARGSTVFLTSHVLEIVERLCTHLGIIVKGRLVEQNSLDAIRRGGSLEDRFLEQAGAHPEAAHKLDWLQGAVS is encoded by the coding sequence ATGTCCAACTGCCTGGCAATTGAGACACACCAGCTCAGCAGGTTCTTCAACGACTTCTGCGCCGTCGATCGAATCGACCTGGCGGTCGAACGCGGCACGTTTTACGGCTTCCTGGGACCCAACGGGGCCGGCAAGTCGACCACCATCAAAATGCTCACGGGACTGCTCGCGCCCTCCGCCGGGCAGATCAGCGTGCTCGACCGCAACATGCTCGACCGCCGCCAGTCGCTCGAGGCCAAGCGCCGCGTGGGTGTCATCCCCGAAGACCTGGCGCTGTTCGACAACCTCACCGCCCGCGAGTATCTGACCTTCGTGGGCCGCATCCACCTCATGCCGCGCGATACCATCCACAGCCGCTCGGACGAGCTGCTGGGGTTGTTGGGACTCGCCGACGAACGCAAGAAGCTCACGCTCGAATACTCGCACGGCATGAAGAAAAAGCTGGCGATGGCCGCCGCACTGCTGCCCAATCCCGATCTGCTCTTTCTCGACGAACCGTTCGAAGGCGTCGATGCCGTCACGTCGCGCGTCATTCGCGATCTGCTGGCCGGCTTTGTGGCCCGCGGGTCGACGGTCTTTCTCACTTCGCACGTGCTGGAGATCGTCGAGCGCCTCTGCACGCACCTGGGCATCATCGTCAAGGGCCGGCTGGTCGAGCAGAACTCGCTGGACGCAATCCGCCGCGGCGGTTCGCTGGAAGACCGCTTTCTGGAACAGGCGGGAGCGCACCCCGAGGCGGCGCATAAGCTCGATTGGCTGCAGGGGGCCGTCTCGTGA
- a CDS encoding AI-2E family transporter: MARLALNTVVVLAVLTGIYLVWLLRGAALLFAASLAIAASLRPTTAWLVRLRLARPPAIGCAYLLVFGSLALLLVLGYGPVLNEIQRLGDDFVSAYQTAFDEWRDGGRVQRAIAARLPAPDDFFAALAGEPGAALLHTVVGATFDLIAVSVDFVIVLFLSVYWSIDQVHFERLWLSLLPLERRTSARQLWRSVEDDVGAYLRSEAVQSLAAGVLLWIGYRALGERYPLLLALVGAAAWLIPWIGVLLAATAVLLLSLPAIVLGPHTAWGVTVLALLYTLLVLLALQWFVEPRFFDRRRYNALITAVVIFGMAEIAGLPGILLGAPLAAALQIAGSQWMRMRMEPVPQRPTARSYDERLASLRAALSRSKRPGFDATSLVDRLAAIVEEAEKVLNGHVS; this comes from the coding sequence ATGGCGCGTCTGGCACTTAATACGGTCGTCGTTCTGGCAGTGCTGACCGGCATTTACCTCGTCTGGCTGTTGCGCGGAGCGGCGTTGCTGTTCGCCGCGTCGCTGGCCATCGCGGCGTCGCTGCGTCCGACGACCGCCTGGCTGGTGCGCCTCCGGTTGGCGCGTCCTCCGGCCATCGGCTGCGCCTACCTGTTGGTGTTCGGATCACTGGCACTTCTGCTGGTGCTCGGCTATGGCCCGGTTCTCAACGAGATTCAGCGCCTGGGCGACGATTTCGTCAGCGCCTATCAAACCGCCTTCGACGAGTGGCGCGACGGCGGCCGGGTGCAGCGGGCGATCGCCGCGCGGCTGCCGGCGCCCGACGACTTTTTCGCCGCCCTGGCCGGCGAACCGGGGGCGGCCTTGCTGCACACCGTCGTCGGCGCCACCTTCGACTTGATTGCCGTCTCGGTCGACTTCGTAATCGTACTGTTCCTCAGCGTTTATTGGTCGATCGATCAGGTACACTTCGAGCGACTCTGGCTGTCGCTTTTGCCGCTCGAGCGGCGCACGTCCGCCCGCCAGTTGTGGCGATCGGTCGAGGACGATGTGGGGGCCTATCTGCGCAGCGAAGCGGTGCAAAGCCTGGCGGCCGGTGTGTTGTTGTGGATCGGCTACCGGGCGCTGGGCGAGCGTTATCCGCTGTTGCTGGCGCTGGTGGGCGCCGCGGCGTGGCTGATCCCGTGGATCGGCGTGCTGCTGGCGGCGACGGCGGTGTTGCTGTTGTCGCTGCCGGCGATCGTTCTCGGTCCGCATACGGCGTGGGGTGTGACGGTGCTGGCCTTGCTCTACACCTTGCTCGTGTTGCTGGCCTTGCAATGGTTCGTGGAACCTAGGTTTTTCGACCGGCGACGCTATAACGCGTTGATTACGGCGGTGGTCATTTTTGGCATGGCGGAAATCGCCGGCCTGCCGGGCATTCTGCTGGGAGCGCCGCTGGCGGCGGCCCTGCAGATCGCCGGCAGCCAATGGATGCGCATGCGGATGGAGCCGGTCCCCCAAAGGCCCACCGCCCGCTCTTACGACGAACGGCTCGCGTCGCTGCGCGCCGCGTTGTCGCGATCAAAGCGGCCCGGCTTCGACGCCACCAGCCTGGTCGATCGCTTGGCGGCCATCGTCGAAGAAGCCGAAAAGGTGCTGAATGGCCATGTATCGTAA
- a CDS encoding CPBP family intramembrane glutamic endopeptidase: MNWPTALVFLAMLAMSVAAWTLIAHRLRQGRAMLPLTPRRAVPWRGLDLLMVIVFYVFARSALWTVCSVIASAAGWTDDATRLAALPPDSTDPDKFALDLASNTAGNLATIGFVLLWILSHTDASWSDLGWRRETVRDDLRAGLLAFAAIAAPIYGLQALLSAFVTQRHPIIEVLERHPSWLLYVLSGLSAVAVAPLAEELLFRALLQGWLESVRVLQAPDPVVAADSEAAPQVQPRRGAIIVSSLVFALLHLGHGADAVPLFFFALALGYLYQQTHRLMPSVTLHFCLNASSFAALCLSGPAN; encoded by the coding sequence ATGAATTGGCCCACCGCCCTCGTTTTTTTGGCGATGCTCGCCATGAGCGTCGCGGCGTGGACCTTGATCGCCCATCGCCTGCGGCAGGGCCGGGCGATGCTGCCTTTGACGCCGCGCCGGGCGGTGCCGTGGCGGGGCCTCGACCTATTGATGGTAATCGTATTTTATGTTTTCGCTAGAAGCGCGCTGTGGACGGTCTGTTCGGTCATCGCGTCCGCGGCCGGCTGGACCGACGACGCCACGCGGCTGGCGGCGCTTCCGCCTGACTCGACGGACCCCGACAAATTTGCTTTGGACCTGGCGTCGAATACCGCAGGCAACCTTGCGACGATCGGTTTCGTCCTGCTCTGGATTCTTTCGCACACGGATGCCTCCTGGTCCGATCTGGGCTGGCGCCGAGAGACGGTGCGTGACGACCTTCGCGCTGGGTTGCTCGCCTTCGCGGCGATTGCGGCGCCGATTTATGGCTTGCAGGCGCTACTGTCGGCTTTCGTTACCCAACGACATCCGATTATCGAAGTGCTCGAGCGGCATCCGAGTTGGCTGCTGTACGTTTTGTCTGGTCTGTCGGCCGTGGCCGTCGCGCCGCTGGCGGAGGAGCTTTTGTTTCGCGCGTTGCTGCAAGGGTGGCTCGAATCGGTCCGCGTGCTTCAAGCGCCCGACCCCGTCGTCGCCGCCGATAGCGAGGCTGCTCCGCAAGTGCAACCGCGGCGCGGTGCCATTATCGTCAGTTCGCTGGTGTTCGCCCTCCTGCATCTGGGACACGGCGCCGACGCGGTGCCGCTGTTCTTTTTCGCGCTGGCACTCGGCTATCTCTATCAGCAGACGCACCGCCTGATGCCGTCGGTGACGCTTCATTTTTGCCTGAACGCCAGCAGTTTCGCGGCGCTGTGCCTCTCGGGCCCTGCGAATTGA
- a CDS encoding C45 family peptidase, with translation MAFVIRAGIIWLLLLFTASSAHAQTVARCGQGFLEEIDGYRVLHVKGPAYEMGYQHGALLKDHIQGNIDYLFNVKAKQKPLAFLGVELDPKQLISMIVAIQRRYMPERFLEELRGVADGAECPLEDVLVANFIPELFHCSGFAVMNGATKDGTLYHGRVLDYSIDWQLQEHAVLVVAQPEGRVPFVNVTYAGFIGSVTGMNAEHVSVGEMGGGGRGHWGGTPMAFLVRRVLEEAKTLDEAVAVFRDSQRTCEYYYVVADGDDNSAVGLAASWNTFEVVRPGEAHPRLPEPTPDTVLLSAGDRYKELARRVREQAGRLDAPSALRLMDCPVAMKSNLHNVLFEPRSTKLWVANASPDGQPAATQRYYAFQLSELLQREPDPAARRIAERDER, from the coding sequence ATGGCTTTCGTCATTCGCGCCGGCATCATTTGGCTGCTCCTACTGTTCACGGCGTCATCGGCCCACGCGCAAACGGTCGCCCGTTGCGGACAAGGCTTCTTGGAAGAGATCGATGGCTACCGCGTGCTGCACGTCAAAGGCCCGGCCTACGAGATGGGCTATCAGCATGGCGCGCTGCTGAAGGACCATATTCAGGGCAATATCGACTATCTCTTCAATGTCAAAGCCAAGCAGAAGCCGCTGGCGTTTTTGGGCGTCGAACTCGACCCCAAGCAGTTGATCTCGATGATCGTCGCGATTCAGCGGCGCTATATGCCCGAACGGTTTCTCGAAGAGCTGCGGGGCGTGGCCGACGGCGCCGAGTGCCCGTTGGAAGACGTGCTGGTGGCGAACTTCATTCCGGAACTGTTCCATTGCAGCGGCTTCGCGGTGATGAACGGCGCGACGAAGGACGGCACGCTTTATCACGGCCGCGTGCTCGACTACTCCATCGATTGGCAGCTTCAGGAGCACGCCGTGCTGGTCGTGGCCCAGCCCGAAGGCCGCGTGCCGTTCGTGAACGTGACGTATGCCGGCTTCATCGGCTCGGTGACGGGCATGAACGCCGAGCACGTTTCGGTCGGCGAGATGGGCGGCGGGGGACGCGGGCATTGGGGCGGCACGCCGATGGCCTTCCTGGTGCGCCGCGTGCTCGAAGAGGCCAAGACGCTCGACGAAGCGGTGGCCGTCTTTCGCGACAGCCAGCGGACGTGCGAGTATTACTATGTGGTGGCCGACGGCGACGACAATTCGGCGGTCGGCCTGGCGGCGAGTTGGAACACTTTCGAGGTGGTGCGGCCGGGCGAAGCCCATCCGCGGCTGCCGGAGCCGACGCCCGACACGGTGCTCCTTTCGGCGGGCGACCGCTACAAGGAGCTTGCCCGGCGGGTGCGCGAGCAAGCGGGCAGGCTCGACGCCCCAAGCGCGCTACGCCTGATGGATTGCCCGGTGGCCATGAAGTCGAACCTGCACAACGTGCTGTTCGAGCCGCGTTCGACGAAGCTCTGGGTGGCCAACGCATCGCCCGACGGCCAACCGGCGGCCACGCAGCGGTACTATGCCTTTCAGCTCAGCGAGCTGCTCCAGCGAGAGCCGGATCCTGCCGCGCGCCGGATCGCGGAGAGAGATGAGCGATGA
- a CDS encoding HEAT repeat domain-containing protein encodes MSISVVCQCGKKFQAKDEHAGAKTKCPVCGQPLTIPRPGGGKPSPASSTARAPDAPQRPLASTPAPVAAPPAYEGKRIADWLDLLQVDDPAARKHATEVLATIGPEAGTELPVFIERLEAEHVLMRHWAVSCLERIGPAARPAIDALVKRLDDEEPLIRERSAAALERIEPACAAFAARLRRGLSDKNSAKRVSAVATFRREMKTLGISRCRFWACSCGSVFEKDDLEERLRLLADGEEIEWEGTRGCKKCGQSHALRDVYAGKHDVPRKFWPQLIKRFGDRVQVPDDLLADASQEPQSYEISDSQMMDVLALGLSAMPSTMPVIPASLDLSDDAGYALAEPAPAHATPPHLETDDADQEMVPGAIVRKSGNYKCTACHKMRMSQSKSALKLGPAVQTKTVMKHFKAGRAFSECPHCGDLTEWQFVE; translated from the coding sequence ATGTCGATCTCCGTTGTTTGTCAGTGCGGAAAGAAGTTTCAGGCCAAGGACGAGCACGCGGGTGCGAAAACGAAGTGCCCGGTGTGCGGGCAGCCGTTGACCATTCCCAGGCCCGGCGGCGGCAAGCCGTCACCTGCAAGTTCCACCGCACGCGCCCCCGATGCGCCTCAAAGGCCGCTGGCGAGCACCCCCGCGCCCGTCGCCGCGCCCCCCGCCTATGAAGGCAAGCGGATTGCCGATTGGCTCGACCTCTTGCAAGTCGATGATCCGGCGGCCCGCAAGCACGCGACCGAGGTGCTGGCCACGATCGGCCCTGAAGCGGGCACCGAACTGCCGGTCTTCATCGAGCGTCTCGAAGCCGAGCACGTGTTGATGCGGCACTGGGCGGTGAGCTGCCTGGAAAGAATCGGACCGGCGGCGCGGCCGGCGATCGACGCGTTGGTGAAGCGATTGGACGACGAAGAGCCACTGATTCGAGAACGCAGCGCCGCGGCCCTGGAGCGAATCGAGCCGGCGTGCGCGGCCTTCGCGGCCCGCCTGCGCCGGGGGTTGAGCGACAAAAACTCCGCGAAGCGCGTCTCGGCGGTGGCCACGTTTCGCCGCGAGATGAAAACGCTGGGCATTTCTCGCTGCCGCTTTTGGGCATGTAGCTGCGGCAGCGTGTTTGAAAAAGACGATCTCGAGGAACGGCTCAGGCTGCTGGCCGACGGCGAGGAGATTGAATGGGAAGGTACGCGCGGTTGCAAGAAGTGCGGCCAGAGCCATGCCCTGCGTGACGTTTACGCGGGCAAGCATGATGTGCCGCGAAAATTCTGGCCGCAGTTGATCAAGCGCTTTGGCGACCGCGTGCAGGTGCCCGACGATCTGTTGGCCGACGCTTCGCAAGAACCGCAGAGCTATGAAATCAGCGACAGCCAGATGATGGATGTGTTGGCATTAGGCCTGTCGGCCATGCCGTCAACGATGCCCGTGATTCCGGCGTCGCTGGACCTGTCCGACGACGCGGGCTATGCCCTGGCCGAGCCTGCGCCGGCACACGCCACGCCGCCCCACCTGGAAACCGACGACGCGGACCAGGAGATGGTGCCCGGCGCCATCGTCCGCAAGTCGGGCAACTACAAGTGTACGGCCTGCCATAAGATGCGCATGTCGCAGAGCAAGAGTGCTCTGAAACTTGGCCCGGCGGTACAGACCAAAACGGTGATGAAACACTTCAAAGCCGGACGTGCCTTTTCCGAGTGCCCGCATTGCGGCGATCTGACGGAGTGGCAGTTTGTGGAGTAA
- the mgtE gene encoding magnesium transporter, protein MRNPLLAPDLRELIIERNEVGLREFFVGHHPADSAELLDDLKPDEVVFVLHLLDGRERAAVFSYLEPDLQDGVTGLMQRGTLAALLTYMSHDERADLVSRLPTERVEQIMPLLAHAEREDIRTLASYQEGTTGAVMTSDYATLPAEMTAAQAIDRLRHVAPDRETIYYSYVLDDERRLIGFVSLKDLILAPPQRPVSQIMQTEVVSATVDEDRELAAQKLREYDLIALPIVDAHGRLVGIVTHDDVIDVIVDEATEDVYRLGGVEPLGDSYLRTPFATLWGKRVMWLAILFVAGFLTASALEIYEPVLKGLPALVFFLPLIISAGGNCGSQSTTLITRALALDEVRPSDWFRVLWHEILMGASLGLALALVGFLRAYLTDRTKLDGLDPVKLSIVVAAAVAVVVLWGNLVGALLPLLLKRTGFDPALMSNPVLASLVDVTGIVAYFAIAKWLLLSG, encoded by the coding sequence ATGCGGAATCCCCTGCTGGCGCCCGATCTTCGCGAGCTCATCATCGAGCGAAACGAGGTCGGGCTGCGCGAGTTCTTCGTGGGCCATCATCCGGCCGATTCGGCCGAATTGCTCGACGATCTCAAGCCCGACGAAGTCGTGTTCGTGCTCCATCTGCTCGACGGCCGCGAGCGGGCGGCCGTGTTCTCCTACCTTGAGCCGGATTTGCAGGACGGCGTGACGGGCTTGATGCAGCGGGGCACGCTGGCGGCCTTGCTCACCTACATGTCGCACGACGAACGGGCCGACCTGGTGAGCCGGCTGCCGACGGAGCGGGTCGAGCAGATCATGCCGCTGTTGGCCCATGCCGAACGCGAAGACATCCGCACGCTGGCCTCCTACCAAGAAGGGACGACCGGCGCGGTGATGACCAGCGACTACGCCACCTTGCCGGCCGAAATGACCGCGGCCCAGGCCATCGACCGGCTGCGTCACGTGGCCCCCGATCGCGAGACGATTTACTACTCTTACGTGCTCGACGACGAGCGGCGCTTGATCGGCTTCGTCTCGCTGAAGGACCTGATTCTGGCGCCGCCGCAACGGCCCGTCTCGCAGATCATGCAGACCGAGGTCGTGTCGGCCACCGTCGACGAAGACCGCGAGCTGGCGGCACAGAAACTAAGGGAATACGACTTGATTGCCCTGCCCATCGTCGATGCCCACGGCCGGCTGGTCGGCATCGTGACCCACGACGACGTGATCGACGTGATCGTCGACGAGGCGACTGAAGACGTCTACCGCCTGGGCGGCGTGGAACCCTTGGGCGACAGCTACCTCCGCACGCCGTTTGCCACGCTGTGGGGCAAGCGGGTGATGTGGCTGGCAATCTTGTTCGTGGCCGGCTTCTTGACCGCGAGCGCTTTGGAAATTTACGAACCGGTGCTTAAGGGATTGCCGGCGCTCGTGTTTTTCCTGCCATTGATTATTTCAGCGGGCGGCAACTGCGGTTCGCAATCGACGACGTTGATCACACGTGCGCTGGCGCTGGACGAAGTCAGGCCGAGCGACTGGTTCCGCGTGCTGTGGCATGAAATCTTGATGGGCGCGTCGTTGGGGCTGGCCCTGGCATTGGTCGGATTTCTGCGCGCCTATTTGACCGACCGCACGAAGTTGGACGGTCTCGACCCGGTGAAGCTCTCGATCGTGGTGGCGGCCGCCGTAGCCGTGGTTGTCCTGTGGGGCAATTTGGTCGGCGCGTTGTTACCGCTCTTGCTCAAGCGCACCGGCTTCGATCCCGCCTTGATGTCGAACCCCGTACTGGCCAGCCTGGTCGACGTCACGGGCATCGTCGCCTACTTTGCCATCGCCAAGTGGTTGCTGCTGAGCGGGTAG
- a CDS encoding TVP38/TMEM64 family protein, with amino-acid sequence MKPGPTARILVFLVLAAAVATALVVLPVREALEAILQAVRAMGVWGPLALVAVYVVATVLFVPGAVLTVGAGFLFGVPLGVPVVSLASVAGAAAAFWIGRTVARGWMEKRVSANRRFRALDEAIGRHGFKIVILLRLSPVFPYALTNYVFAVTGIRFRDFLLASWIGMLPGTVLYVWLGSTLESLAELAGGRYQGSMVQSVFLAFGLLATFAATVFIARLARAALNQAVPIADDPLGIDP; translated from the coding sequence ATGAAGCCCGGCCCGACTGCGCGCATTCTCGTGTTCCTGGTGCTGGCCGCGGCCGTGGCGACGGCGTTGGTCGTGCTTCCTGTTCGTGAAGCGTTGGAAGCGATTCTGCAAGCCGTGCGGGCGATGGGCGTCTGGGGCCCGCTCGCGCTCGTCGCGGTGTACGTTGTCGCGACCGTGCTTTTCGTGCCGGGGGCGGTCCTCACGGTGGGGGCGGGATTTCTGTTCGGCGTACCGCTCGGGGTGCCCGTCGTCTCGCTGGCCAGTGTGGCGGGAGCGGCGGCGGCGTTCTGGATCGGCCGCACGGTGGCCCGCGGCTGGATGGAAAAACGGGTCTCCGCCAATCGCCGCTTTCGGGCGCTCGACGAAGCGATCGGCCGCCACGGCTTCAAGATCGTGATCCTGCTCCGCCTGTCGCCGGTTTTTCCCTACGCGCTCACCAACTACGTGTTCGCCGTGACGGGCATCCGCTTCCGCGATTTTCTGCTGGCGTCGTGGATCGGCATGCTGCCGGGCACGGTGCTTTACGTCTGGCTCGGCTCGACGCTGGAGAGCCTGGCCGAATTGGCCGGCGGCCGTTATCAGGGTAGCATGGTCCAAAGCGTTTTTCTCGCGTTCGGCCTGCTGGCCACTTTCGCCGCCACGGTATTCATCGCCCGCCTGGCCCGTGCGGCGTTGAACCAGGCCGTGCCGATCGCCGACGATCCACTGGGTATTGATCCATGA
- a CDS encoding AI-2E family transporter — translation MPDADPCLWPPRQVAAGTLVVAGVVSIFLLLYYFSTVLFLLLVGIVLAMALNPLVELLRRRGMSRGVASVAVYLAVGGSLAAVALLGLPFVWQQAGSLLDQLPHDYQQLRDYLMHVPNEFVARFAEQLPLRLRIDEGAPPSAEETISAVGQALDYAALVVRGVYLVVAVALLAFYWSVYGDRTIRSFLLLVPTSRRERARQLIDEIEAKIGAYLRGQGFLCLIMASMVLATYWLLGVPYALSLALVAGVLEAVPVFGPILWAVPALLVALSVSTSTALWVLGAVVVLQQIESNVLVPRIMDRSVGVNAIVTLLAIAGFSALLGLPGAVLAIPMAAVIQLLLDRWVFRTEASDVPEPAGRDVLSLLRYQIRELLRDVQQQIRQKESAATPRSDRVEESVESLAVDLDRALLAASVKTAFEGPSLKQP, via the coding sequence ATGCCCGACGCTGATCCATGTCTATGGCCTCCGCGACAAGTTGCCGCCGGCACTTTGGTGGTGGCGGGCGTCGTAAGCATCTTCTTGTTGCTCTATTATTTCAGCACGGTTCTGTTCCTACTGCTGGTGGGCATCGTGCTGGCCATGGCGCTCAACCCGCTCGTCGAGTTGCTGCGACGAAGGGGCATGTCGCGGGGCGTGGCGTCGGTGGCGGTCTACCTGGCCGTGGGTGGCTCGCTGGCGGCCGTCGCCCTGCTCGGACTGCCCTTCGTTTGGCAACAGGCTGGATCGCTGCTGGACCAATTACCGCACGATTATCAACAGCTCCGCGACTACTTGATGCATGTTCCCAACGAATTCGTGGCGCGGTTCGCCGAGCAGCTTCCGCTGAGGCTTCGCATCGATGAAGGAGCCCCGCCGTCGGCCGAAGAGACAATCAGCGCGGTGGGGCAGGCTTTAGACTATGCGGCGCTGGTCGTGAGGGGCGTCTACCTTGTCGTGGCCGTTGCGCTCTTGGCGTTTTACTGGTCGGTCTACGGCGACCGCACCATCCGCTCGTTCCTGTTGCTCGTTCCGACGTCACGCCGCGAAAGAGCGCGGCAACTGATCGACGAGATCGAAGCCAAGATCGGCGCCTACCTCCGCGGCCAAGGCTTTCTTTGCCTGATCATGGCCTCGATGGTGCTGGCGACGTATTGGCTGCTCGGGGTGCCGTACGCCCTGTCGCTGGCCTTGGTGGCCGGCGTGCTGGAAGCCGTGCCGGTGTTCGGGCCGATCTTGTGGGCGGTTCCCGCCTTGCTGGTGGCCCTCTCGGTCAGCACCTCGACGGCGCTGTGGGTGTTGGGCGCGGTGGTGGTGTTGCAGCAGATCGAAAGCAATGTCTTGGTGCCGCGGATTATGGACCGCTCGGTGGGGGTCAACGCCATCGTGACGCTGCTGGCGATCGCGGGCTTCAGCGCGTTGCTCGGCTTGCCCGGCGCGGTGCTGGCGATCCCCATGGCGGCCGTCATTCAGCTTCTGCTCGACCGCTGGGTCTTTCGGACCGAGGCCAGCGACGTACCCGAGCCCGCGGGCCGCGACGTTCTCAGCCTGCTGCGCTATCAGATCCGCGAACTGCTGCGCGACGTTCAACAGCAGATCCGGCAGAAAGAAAGCGCGGCCACTCCTCGCAGCGACCGCGTTGAAGAATCGGTCGAGTCGCTGGCCGTCGATCTCGATCGCGCCTTGCTGGCCGCCTCGGTCAAAACCGCGTTCGAAGGGCCGTCGCTCAAGCAACCCTAG
- a CDS encoding 2Fe-2S iron-sulfur cluster-binding protein: MPKLTVEGVGEFEVPAGKRLVLALEDEAGIDQLHACGGNARCTTCRVHFVAGEPEKMTAAEKNVLAARGLTGVRLSCQMTCDHDITVQAISRLAGSGRQDAGARPADTIQPQPVEWVDK; this comes from the coding sequence ATGCCCAAGCTGACCGTGGAAGGCGTGGGAGAATTCGAAGTGCCCGCGGGCAAGCGGCTGGTGCTGGCGTTGGAAGACGAGGCCGGCATCGACCAGCTCCATGCCTGCGGCGGAAACGCCCGATGCACCACCTGCCGCGTCCACTTCGTTGCCGGAGAGCCGGAAAAAATGACCGCGGCGGAAAAGAACGTGCTTGCCGCCCGCGGCCTTACCGGCGTGCGGTTGAGCTGCCAAATGACGTGCGACCATGACATTACGGTCCAAGCCATCAGCCGGCTGGCGGGCAGCGGCCGCCAAGACGCGGGAGCGCGGCCGGCCGACACCATCCAGCCGCAGCCCGTCGAGTGGGTCGATAAGTAA
- a CDS encoding DUF2617 family protein, which yields MLSVRPKIAELVFQLYGRSLHPELFEIHASRTVRRGDYEATVNITSAGHVVCWRYHGLILTEVATAANHPLPQKRRLLSHRLKGERSDRVECRGGATYQVNFQLEPVEPEVFWTFQQELCHDGERQGMLFRFNSSGRMALGALSYVHVETRNRSLSVQAFHTFPDDYAVVKSQSLFEIPK from the coding sequence GTGCTTTCTGTTCGACCGAAGATCGCCGAGTTGGTGTTCCAGCTTTATGGCCGCTCACTGCATCCGGAGTTGTTCGAGATTCATGCTTCGCGCACCGTGCGGCGCGGTGATTATGAGGCGACCGTCAACATCACCAGCGCGGGCCATGTCGTCTGCTGGCGGTATCACGGCCTGATCCTCACCGAGGTTGCCACGGCGGCCAACCACCCGCTGCCGCAGAAACGGCGGTTGCTCAGTCATCGTTTGAAAGGCGAACGCAGCGACCGCGTGGAATGCCGCGGCGGCGCGACCTACCAGGTCAACTTCCAGTTGGAACCGGTCGAGCCGGAGGTGTTCTGGACGTTTCAGCAGGAGTTGTGCCACGATGGCGAGCGGCAGGGAATGTTGTTCCGCTTCAACTCCAGCGGCCGCATGGCCTTGGGCGCGCTGAGCTATGTCCACGTCGAAACGCGCAATCGCAGCCTGTCGGTGCAGGCGTTTCACACCTTCCCCGACGATTACGCCGTCGTCAAGAGCCAGTCGCTGTTCGAGATTCCCAAGTAG